GAATATACTGGTATTAAGTTAAAGTATGTACATACTTGGCAATATTCGACGTAATACAGGTGACGTTTTAgtccttgtccttttatatagtatgcTCACATCTGACCACTGTCTTCATTACAAGTCGCTGTGCCTACTGGCGAAACGAAAGTCCTTTAAATAAGGTAGATGTCAAATGTTAGATAtcaaacataacatataaaaatatttgacaaataTTCATCCATTTGGTAGTATTAAACAAATATGAACTTAATATACTCTGTTTGATAATAGCGTAACCATATAGCATACCTTCCTCTTTCGGTTTAGGTATATCTAGCATTGCTTTCATCGTGTTACACGCGTACATGTCCGGGTGGTCACACCAATGAACATATAAAACAGTTAGTACACTGCTTAGCAACTAAAACTGAAtaagatatttcaaatatgaaataaataacaattaattcattacttacataatataccTAAATGTACCTGTCCATAAGTTGTTGAGATTTAGCTTTGTCTGTACAGTCACTTAGTCAGCTGACAGCGGCCAATGTAAtctaatattacaaacatatttcCCGTGAGTGCCAAATCcggtttaaaataaaaataaccgTTACGTCTTCGGGAATAATTTGTGTCAGCAAGTTAATGAATCAAAGATTAATTAATTGCCTAATACTATGATATACCATAAGAGCCATGGTGTAGGCATTGTACTTGTAAAGCGATAATGTTATATCAGTTGTAAGTTTTTTAATCGACAAAATTACATACCTGGTTATAAGGGCCAACATTgctctgtcccttgggtggtctttataggcaAATTTGACTGTACGtgtatataacatatttgtGTCTGAACACTGAGCCACTCGACCGCTAATTCTACAGAAACAtgatataatacaatacattttactAATTCTAACTGTACGGATATGTCATAAATTAACACACAATCTATTATATAATCCACATTCAGTAAATGTGTGGTCTAATCTTCTGCAATACATTTTGTAGATTTTGCTCGCTAAACCATTTTGTGCActacattaatttattaaaataatcatcaatTTCTGTAAATTATCTTAAGTGCTAAACCCTGGGAAATTAAGTCCAGCTACACTAAAGAGTACACTCCGTAAAAACCTGACATTCACCTTTCATACAATTAGTTCACATTATTATGGACAAAGCCTGTTTTAAGTACTTTAAGACGATAATACCGACCAGGGTCTAGTTTCATGAACATAAGGAACCCCTTAACTTGAAATTCTTCATGCAAAAAGCATGACGGACTCGTTAACTTCTGAAaagctttcctatggagaattttatgTTAAGAATTCCGTTAAGAAATTGTCATAAAACTGTGCCCTGTTTGTTCAatttgaaattaccattatgAAAAGCAAACGCTTGTATCTTAACTCCATCATATTATTTGGATATGTTCTAAGTAATATTTCTGCGACTTGAACGGTAGATATACCAATATATGGATCAGCTTAATTGCACTTGGTTGTATCAGTAGTGATACCTATGATAAGTAACATCTATATCGTGTAGGCTTGTTAGAATTATAGACTTCTGTCACGGGTCAGGAGTAGCAAGGTGTGTCCTGATCAGAACAATGTCACGAGGTGGGAAAATATCGTCCACTATCCGGTGGTTTGGTAAATATAACGAATAAAACCATAAACTATTTCAGCGGTATCAAATTTTATCGTATGCCTATATCCATCGGTCGATCTTCTGAGAGAAAAAAGGGAGGCCACTGAAGAACATCAACAATGTTTATATTCACGTAAAtggtttatttatatattatttcctATATAACTTTTCTCTGAatataatgtattcaatataCAAACCCATTTTTAAAAGTCGGATTTGATGgacttatttattatttataaaaatagcCTCGTGCGAAGCCGTTTTTATTTTAGGAAAAAGTTGGTTTCTGTTTTTGTAGAAGATTATCCCATTTTTGGCCTCTTAAATGTTGTGCAACAAGCATTCGTTAGCTTCATAAATACTTACCCTTTTTTCGAAGGAGTAGTTGAGTCTCGGAAAGGACAATTGAATAGTTGTAGAAGCAAACTTCTCACCAGAATAATGCCATTGACACAACATATTATTTTAGCAATTCATTTTTTACCTATTTTACCAATTTGGAAGTTCAAAATTTTCAGATAATTGACAAATGAATTTAGGGGTTCAGTAAATTGATACTGAAAGAAAACAAACTCCCTATCGCTGATTCATTAATATATCGTTAATTCGAGATTATACTAGTATTTGTTTGATTTCCATAATGTCGGTACAATTCCATTACCGTTGGCTGGTGGTTGTTGCCAGCTTTGGGCTACACTACATCTCTTTAGGAATGGTCCAAGGCTTCGGAATTATCTACTCGGAACTCATCAGTCAGTTTGGTACGAGTAAGGCGGAAACAGGATGGATACCATCGTTAGGATCAGGGCTTCTCCTTGGATTCGGTAAGTCTGATGTTTATGATGCCTCGTTACGTGACACAATTACATGACTAATGACGACTTTCAAGTGCAATCACACTGAAAGGTACTCTTATTGAGTTTGTTTTTCTAATTGTAgtaaaatttcaattatttatcAATTCAAGTGAACAGTTGTATTAAGGTCTATTGTTATTGCGTAATATTTGTACGCGCTTAAATGATTTCAGCGaacaattattcaaattataatAACAGCATATATCAAAGTACACCAAGTATTTAAGATGGAAATGGTGTGATGTAATCATACACTCTgtagaagaagttgtttatcaATTAGTTATTTTAAAAGCTAGTAAGTATTATGTAATATAGATATCGACAAATTGGTAAATCAATGGAAGATCCTGAGGGCAAAATTAAGAATCCTGaccaatgtttgtttgtttacgaTGAATGACAATATTGTCTTGGGTTTATCCTATTGAATTCTTCTTTGCCTACCAATTGAGCCACCAGTCGTTGGTTATTAGTCTTCAGTCTGAAAATTCATCGCACAACTCAACTCTGGGTATTCCCGATAATAGGTACCAAAAGAATGGTCCCTTCAAATTTCTAAGAAACTAGACACCATCTTAAATATATCCTGTTCTATAACATTGTATTGTGTAGGCAACCAACAGTCTCAGTGTAAACACgaaactacaatgtatattacaagGTTTGTTCATTGGTGTTTTAAATGACTGATAATATTATATGTTATTATCATCGGGTTTAAGATTTTTATAAAGCGTCATATTGTCTATGACCCATAACAAATATGAATGTTTACATTACTTATTTCCTCGCAGCATCTACTTACAAAATggcacgaaataatatattatacctTATAATAGAAACACAGTATAATACAGTTTGAATTTcgatgtatgtatgtattatctATCACtgattatcatatatatgtttttttaatatttacaatgatACTACACTGCTTGTGAATGGTctgttttctctatcaaaacaaGGACAGACacattagtatttttcttcagttacaaaagttactaaaagatgctccaccgttgacaaatggcattttttcacctttaaaacaggagcagactatttagcatttttcttcaattacaaaaaatacttactttacaccataaccacaattgaaaagtttgaccttctaattttacttcaagttaaaaatataaaacataattaactgcatcccgaaaaaaatccgtggcactacatcatatatggaatgaagtactgattgcgcatgcgctaacgtcaaaaataaaattttgttaaataacGACGGAATTCGATATTAGATCTTTTCTAAATCCAGTAAATAACTTTAAACAGCTTCAGATGAATCAGAATCACATGTTTACACCAACTATGGACAAGCGTACTTAAAATTGTTGATCATGTAACCGGCCCGTTCAGTTATGTCAAACGGGCATGTCACAATTATCGTAAAATTCAATGATACTATTGTGACGACATAGGTATTATAGACGCCaaaatgtgacgtcacacgaTTGTTTCGGTAGCTTGATGTGCCACTCTTACGTAGAAATTGAAAGTTTCTATGAATTAGgtttatgttataaaataatcTGGCCATCTTGGCATAATTTGAACATTGCAATGAACATTGCATACATTTATtggtattttaaaatttgaaataaaaaattctcCACCAGCTCCCCCATTCTCCCCCTCCAATCCCATCCTTGATATTCTTTGCCTAAGAATAAATTGCTCAATACTGTCTGATATGATATATCACATTTTATCTGTTATATTATGGCACCAGATGAACTTTAATCatacatttttgacattttataaaaGTAGGTTACTGTactgtgacctatttttgacactaagttatattttccaaaatcttttattttcaacatataaacGCATCACAATTCATGAAAAACCATTCGTTAATATCACTTGGTTCCAACAAAAGTGGATATTTAAGAAGATTGACCCTACTGTTTAGTCCCCATAACTCACAAaggactccgacctgacctttATCATATGTCATATCCATATCATAATATCCTAACCgccgggtatctgtaaacaagaaataatgcttatcggtcatggccgCCAGAGGGCCCAAATGTACACTCCTCCTTTATTAAACTCCTTTAATAGATTCAACATTATACATAGTCATTACTCTATAAAAATACGCTTTGGACAGGATATGTTGAAACAGTCATTGACATTGTAGTGGAAACCTGGTTACCGGAGAGATACGAGACCGACAAATAGTACTCTATGACCGATATCATTGTCCATCATCTGACTTTATAACTCTATAACCGTGGCTAATATATACTTAATCTACCATTGTGATGTTAAAGCATTTAATAGCCCGAGTGATTATCAACGATCAAAGGCACGAGTCCGGTTGTACTTAGCGAAAGATATCGTTTACCTGCTGTAAAGTCCATTTACCTACATTTCGGAAAATGGGTTACGGGTAGGGCTAAGGTGtgtttacttatttatttcaacatattaaaaaaaaagtcaaaaccATATTAGGCCAAACATTAATTAAGTGAGTAAAGAAAAATTACCTAAACCTTCGAACTgtttctgattatctttacctAAGGAATTCATTCTTTGTTAAAGGAAGCTTCTTATTATCAAAATTCTCAAATTCCATTTCCTTTCCAATTTCCCCTACCCTGTGGATTTGCTGCACGGTATTCATGAAAGGTATCTATTTTATAAGAAATGTATCAGTTTGATTAGAaacatatcaattttataagATAGGTATTTCCAACTTCTGCTTATTCCCTCTATCTTTATATAGGGGCTGATGTCTTTGTTGGATAGACATTATTGGATGAAACCCTACTGCTTATTAAGAATGCATTTTTAAATTGAGGTTTACACCGATGGCGTATAAGAATTATCTATGAGAAATATCTCATTTACTTCTTAGATCAGCTAATATGTAACATTTGCTATACATTCATATTAACGATACAGAAATacgtaaatatatataacatcatcACAAAAATGTCACATAATTCTAACGACATCAGATGCTGCTGTCGATTTACAGGAATATGTTATCTTTATTGACATCATAGTATCTCGTATTCGTTGTCTGATGGACCTTTGTTTTCAATGTTCTTTAGCACACAAATAATTATATGGTTTTGTGAGTACAAATCCATTTCTTACTTACTAAACCtagtattattttgtttaagtCAGGTGTGACGACTGTGATGATTTTATGCTTTTAAAGCATTAACATGGTATCCATTTCATTGTCACTGTCACCTGTGTGCTGGACGTTATTCTATATCGTGCCAGCCTAAAagtaattttcataaaatatatccGGCGTACCTTTCATATTTATTACTAGCTTCATATACATTACAGAATGCAGCTTTCTGATTTAATAAGTTCTGACACATCTATGTAAACATAAATGTCGATGgctcgtttgtttgtttgtttggttgtttggttggttggttggtttttAACGTCTTTGTAATAACCAACGACATTTGAGGACGTGTCgaatataaacaaaacgtgaCATTATAGTTGGGATAAAAATATATGCGCATTACTGTACTATAAAAACCACTTTATTTTAACACGCAtgtatgggtttttttctgtttggtTTTTAGTTGCAAATCCATGCAATTtctaagaaaacaaaattactagTATACCTCGTGGAAATCAAAACATCAACTAATATAACAGCAATGTTTATGATCCTTTATTTTGCAACCAGGTCAGTATAATTACAATAGCCGGGGTATCCAAACCATACTATAACAGTTGTATACAGACGGCACACAATGATACATGGTTATTACAGTTCATGGTCTCAAGGTTTCCCAAGaggcaaaacaaaaatatttaaatacacatacatatcaataatgacaaGGATGTATTCAAAATATACCTACagtttttaatcaatatatgtaatttacGAAACCCACTTACTAACATTCGCTAACTTGACGTCTTTAAACTATAAATTAAACTCTTTAACGAAACTACGACTTTGCTTATTTGGTACAAAACGTAAATGAAAATGATGTCAATAGGCCATATACGACTCACGATCACTCTCTGTCTTTTGTTTAAGGTCCAGTCTCCAGCGTGTTGGTGAAGCTGTTCGGCTGTCGTGCGTTAGCGATGATGGGAGCCTTGATTATTTCAATAGGAATGGCCTCAAGTATGTTGGTCGTTGATGTGCACGAACTTTACCTGACGTATGGAATCATAGCAGGTACGCATGACATTATCATGTAAATATAGCTGGTGATATTTGctatacattatgtaaatttacaaaattgtagTACAATTGAATTGGTTTGATTGGTTAAACGTTCTGACAACAGCCAAGATTAAGGAAAAGATTTTCTACAAAATAAGGTGTATAAAAACAACAAGTATGCAGAATCATTCAGGGTGAGGTAACCATACATTTTCTTGTCAGAATATTGTTTGCCTTTGGAGATGACAGATACTGAATGCATCATTATCTAACTAGTTATTGACGTTCCATAAAGATATGGTATGATTCACGAAGCAAcgtaatgttttatatttataattactcgggtaaaatatcttcatataaattattgtcaatttGATGTGAAATTAACCTGAATTTGATCTTAAGTTCATCTCAAAATTCAACATTAATTTATTTGAGGATTTCGTTTAGAAAATTGACCTGATATTGATATGAATGCTTAAGGTCATTTTCGTGTGAACTTCAGAAGACATATGATTTGCGTTTGAAACAGATTAAATGAAGAAATCAGCAGAAAATGTCAATAATTGACAGCGTTCATTCTTGTCAGGTATTGGTAATGGGATGGTCTTCCACTCGGCGGTAGTGGCAGTCAATACACATTTTGAGAAGTCACGTGTAGCCCTGACAATCCTGACAATTGGTTCCCCTGCCTCCCTCCTGACCACGCCCTTCCTAACCACGATCTGGATTGACACATACGGTTGGCGGGGCACCTTTCTACTACTAGCAGGCATCAGTCTCCAGGGAGTCGTCTGTGGCGCCCTCTTTCGGCCGCTTAAAACAAAAACGTCAGGTGATTGTTATTTACTAGTATTATATATCGATATCATGTCAGATgtatcctgttgatttttttttcttgttggtAAGAGACAATTACCTTAGTTAACATGAAGTTTGTTTGATATTGCCTTTGATATTTCTTAAACCGTTTTGAAGGACAATGAAGTTCCTGATACCATAGTGATAACTGATCACATTAACACTGGATGATTTTCAGTCATTAACAGTCGTATGGTTTTCTGTCCAGTTTGATGTTTCTCCTGAAGTATTCATCTGGTGTGATGTTtacacaaaattacaaaatcaaatattattcTGGAAGTATTACAATACACACAACTCTAGAAGACTTCAAGGCATATTATGTAACACCCTTCATGTCCTCCTAAACAACCTCTCACATCGTGCATATACTTATATTTCCTAACCCTTTGCACTAAGAAGTTTCAGTGAACCTCCTCTAATAGTTATATTGCTAAAGGACGCGACTTCAGATCGCGTTTTTTGAAAAGTTCATGAGCTGCATTGGCTAACATTAAGGACTACGtatcttcaaaatattttaaaataatacatcTATTACTTTATGTTTATGAACAGATGAAAACGTTGAGACAACGGCTGAAGTTACTGCCATTATGGCGGAGTTGAGGGCCATTTTCAGTATCCCGGATTTTATCCTGTTTTGCATTTATTCATCGTTCGGAACTCTCGGATACATGGTACCGTACGTCCTCGTCCCAGATATGGCGAAGGAGAAAGGGATCTCTCCCCTCGAAGTCCCCTTTATCACTACTACTGCCGGGGCAACAGGTACGATTAAGTGTTCTCGCCTATCAGCAATACTGATGAAACACTTGTTGTATTCAAACAGATGTGTCACATATTGCcctattatgatgtcatgagataaatatcatatatattatattttaatatcaaatgttaaatgatgAATACGCTAATGTTTCTattaaagattttaaataaaatgacgtcagaatTGCATTATCAGGCGACTTGAAACTTCTCATGAAGAGTTTTCTCGAATTAAAACATATTCAGCAGCACAAAGAGCACAGGAGAGGAATACAGGTACTTGCAGATTATGATATAAAGTTGCTGTAGAAAGTATAATAGACTAGGGCTACTGGCTATCTCTATAGAACAAGAGTTAACTGGTAGCCCTATTCCATTATACTTCTTACAGCAACTTTATGTCATAATCTGCAAGCGCCTGTGGAAAGGACAGGATGTATCTCGCATTCTATTTCGACTCCTATTTTTTCCTATACTATAGACTTAAAGTTAACAACGCACAAGTAACCATTGTACGGTGGTTGAAAGAcgatttaaggtttgttaattttcgtcttttcttagatttttgaaggcgaaaagacgaaaattaaaggcgctaattagcgtgcttcactttcgtcttttcgtgtttgacttttcgtcttttcgccgcgaaaagacgaaatttaaggtttgtcaATTTTCGTCTTTTagaggcgaaaagacgaaagcgccgaaaagacgaaaagacgagatttttgaaggcgaaaagacgaaaaataaaggcgctaattagcgtgcttcacttacgtcttttcgtgtttgactttgaCTCtgttcgtcttttcgtcttttcgccgcgaaaagacgaaatttaaatttgttaattaagatatttaattttcgtcttttcggggcgaaaagacgaaaagacgaaatggcataaatcagccaccgtaccATTGCTATATACATGAAATATCTATTCGACTACGATGCTTTcccattataaaaataattgctttaataatataatttgCAAGCTTTATGACCTATACATGCATTGCAGTCATTAAAACTCGTATTGCTATATAATATATGTGCATACGAATACACTTTCAAAGATTTTAAAGTGTATTGtgctgtttgttttattgttctCTGTTTTTTCTTACAGGCATCATCGCGAGAGGAGTAGCAGGTGTCCTCGTTGCCAGGAGTGATATCAACACTCTGTTTCTACATGGAATAGTGCTTGTGATTGGTGCGATTTCCACTGCGGTGTGCGCATACTTTTCCAGCTACGCTATGTTTCTGACATACGGAGGCATTCTGGGTATTTTCACAGGTGTGTATCAAGTTTACTTTATCTCTATCACTAGGATATTAATGTTGATGTCGTTTTCTCAAAATGCGGGTAATAAAAAGCAATATTTACTTTGTGTCACATGTATTGTCCTTATTTTGAAGATGCTGTATATCCGGTTATTTTCCCGGATCAAAAATTTCGCTTTACTTAAGAATATTATTAACGAATTCTCTTAACACCCTTTTTCAGGTTATTTTTGCTGATctttaaacaaaacttaaaaaGACGGTTTTATGTGTTTCACCTTGGTGTTTTCATTACACAGGAATATTCGGCGCACTCCTTTCTGTCGTAACAGTGGATATCGTAGGGAAGTCCAACCTCAACATAGCGTTTGGTACTCTGTCCTTTTTCCATGGCATCACGTTTACTCTGGGAACGCCAATAGCAGGTAAAGCTTGTTATTCTGAAATTCCCATCAAGATCGGAAGAACAAAACTAAGTTTCTCgttttttaattagatttagACCGACGGATATATGGTTATTATTACTCGGTTATTTCATGAACCACATCAATATACCATactgataaaattattttcgtTTTGCTTGGGCATCCA
This genomic window from Argopecten irradians isolate NY chromosome 4, Ai_NY, whole genome shotgun sequence contains:
- the LOC138322416 gene encoding monocarboxylate transporter 4-like is translated as MVQGFGIIYSELISQFGTSKAETGWIPSLGSGLLLGFGPVSSVLVKLFGCRALAMMGALIISIGMASSMLVVDVHELYLTYGIIAGIGNGMVFHSAVVAVNTHFEKSRVALTILTIGSPASLLTTPFLTTIWIDTYGWRGTFLLLAGISLQGVVCGALFRPLKTKTSDENVETTAEVTAIMAELRAIFSIPDFILFCIYSSFGTLGYMVPYVLVPDMAKEKGISPLEVPFITTTAGATGIIARGVAGVLVARSDINTLFLHGIVLVIGAISTAVCAYFSSYAMFLTYGGILGIFTGIFGALLSVVTVDIVGKSNLNIAFGTLSFFHGITFTLGTPIAGWIADRSGGYEEGLYFASIVFAIGSVISFGIYIRRKRNARSLKTLVVQRSVQKGVSLKDHKLGPFVSSMVVNLRNGMSKRIPVLGRNSGSAFPN